The following nucleotide sequence is from Nitratidesulfovibrio termitidis HI1.
AGCAGCTTGCCCGCAGGATTCATGGGCGACGGATTGCGGAATACGCACCCCGCGCTGTGGGACAGCACAGGTTGTGTCGCTTTCTTCTTCAGGTAGTTACCGCGCATGGCGGCATGCACCACCGCGCTGTCGCACCGCGTCAGGGCAAAGGTGGCGGCGGTGACCAGATACCAGCCGCCCAGCGGCGCTCCAGCCTCGTCCAGCACCTCGAAGTGCCGGTAGCCGTAGCGGAACCGGTCGCGGCCCAGGGTCATATGCCCCAGCGCGGGCGAAAACACGGAAACGGCATGCAACGCGGCGCCGCTTTCGCAACCGTATGAACCCGCGTTCATGGCCACCGCGCCGCCCACCGCGCCGGGTATCCCCGCCAGCCCCTCCATGCCGCACAGCCCCCATGCCGACAGGCGCGACACCAGACGCGGCAGCCGCTGTGCCGCGCCCACGCGCACCAGCACGCGGCCGTCTTCCGTTTCGCCGGTCACTTCCGGGATGGCATCGAAGGGGCCGCCGCCTTCCAGCGCCACCACCACCACGGGCAGTTCGCCGTCGTCGGCAAGGATGTTGCTGCCGCAGCCCAGCATGCGCGGTTCGCCGCCAAGGCGGTCCAGCGCACCGGGCAGTTCGTCCAGGTCCTGCGGCCCGGCCGCGCGCACCTCTGCCAGCGCCCTGCCGCCAAGGCGGAGCGTGGTACGGTGCGCAAGCACGGGGCCGTCGAGAACCTTGAGCATGCTATTCCCTTTCCAGGTAGCGGGGGCCGATGGTGGTCACGTTGCCAGCGCCCAGCGTCAGCAGCAGGTCGCCTGGTTGCAGCACCTCGGGCAGTGCCGCCAGCACGGAATCGAAATCCTGGTGGTAGGTCACGTCGGTCTTGGACACCTGACGGATGCCCTGGGCAAGGCTTTGCCCGCTCACGCCGGGAATGGGCTTTTCCGACGCCGGGTAGATTTCCGTCAGCAGCAGCTTGTCCACCCCGTCGAAC
It contains:
- the murB gene encoding UDP-N-acetylmuramate dehydrogenase, producing MLKVLDGPVLAHRTTLRLGGRALAEVRAAGPQDLDELPGALDRLGGEPRMLGCGSNILADDGELPVVVVALEGGGPFDAIPEVTGETEDGRVLVRVGAAQRLPRLVSRLSAWGLCGMEGLAGIPGAVGGAVAMNAGSYGCESGAALHAVSVFSPALGHMTLGRDRFRYGYRHFEVLDEAGAPLGGWYLVTAATFALTRCDSAVVHAAMRGNYLKKKATQPVLSHSAGCVFRNPSPMNPAGKLLDAAGLKGYRIGDMAFSTLHANFMINEGYGVAKDAFSLLQFARVAVSERFGIDLELEVKVWSWR